In a genomic window of beta proteobacterium MWH-UniP1:
- the queG gene encoding tRNA epoxyqueuosine(34) reductase QueG, which yields MPFDANHLILIAKSLGFGRVGIVNLDADQDQAPQFLKAAMAQYRSWLAKGFAGEMGYLSEHAPIREQPAQLLATTATTLRAVVVTMDYLPKASQPRWRDLHQERLADPSAAVVSVYAHGRDYHKVLRQRLVRLADELQSASHQAHQFNTESSSGPANTGAAAYQFRACVDSAPVLEVELARRCGLGWRGKHTLLLNREQGSMFFLGVLLTDMPLNEVSYPAEQTESPDGHCGTCTACLQACPTQAFVGPYQLDARRCISYLTIELKSSIPLALRPLIGNRVYGCDDCQQVCPWNQFAQVATLSDFDVRNGLNQAQLIELFGWSEEEFRARHQGSAILRIGHVQWLRNLAVAMGNSLAKPNCPEPLRQELIQALSARVNHPAAIVREHVQWALAQAR from the coding sequence ATGCCGTTTGATGCGAATCACCTCATTCTAATTGCCAAGTCTCTGGGCTTTGGTCGGGTTGGTATTGTGAACTTAGATGCAGACCAGGATCAGGCACCCCAGTTCCTGAAGGCGGCCATGGCGCAGTACCGCAGTTGGCTTGCCAAAGGTTTTGCAGGGGAGATGGGCTATCTATCTGAGCATGCGCCCATCCGTGAGCAGCCCGCCCAATTGCTGGCTACGACAGCAACGACCTTACGCGCGGTGGTGGTCACCATGGACTATTTGCCAAAAGCCTCTCAGCCGCGCTGGCGCGATCTGCACCAGGAACGGCTTGCCGACCCATCGGCCGCAGTGGTGTCGGTCTATGCCCATGGCCGCGACTATCACAAGGTGTTGCGTCAGCGACTGGTTCGGCTGGCCGATGAATTGCAATCGGCGAGTCATCAGGCGCACCAGTTCAACACGGAATCAAGTAGCGGCCCTGCAAACACCGGGGCTGCTGCCTATCAGTTTCGTGCCTGTGTGGATTCGGCCCCGGTGCTCGAAGTCGAGCTGGCCCGCCGCTGCGGTCTGGGCTGGCGCGGCAAACACACACTCTTACTCAACCGTGAGCAGGGCTCGATGTTTTTTCTGGGGGTCTTGCTCACCGATATGCCGCTTAATGAGGTCTCTTACCCGGCGGAGCAGACCGAGTCACCTGATGGCCATTGCGGTACTTGCACGGCCTGCCTGCAGGCCTGCCCCACCCAGGCCTTTGTGGGGCCCTATCAGTTGGACGCCCGCCGATGCATTTCTTATTTAACGATTGAATTGAAGTCTTCCATTCCACTGGCGCTGCGGCCATTGATTGGCAATCGTGTGTATGGGTGTGACGACTGTCAGCAGGTCTGTCCATGGAATCAGTTTGCACAGGTGGCCACGCTTTCTGATTTTGATGTCCGCAACGGATTGAATCAGGCGCAGCTGATTGAGCTCTTTGGCTGGTCGGAAGAAGAGTTCCGTGCGCGGCATCAGGGCAGTGCCATTTTGCGAATAGGCCATGTGCAGTGGCTGCGCAATCTTGCGGTGGCCATGGGCAATAGCCTGGCCAAGCCGAATTGCCCGGAGCCGCTCAGGCAGGAATTGATTCAGGCACTTTCAGCGCGCGTAAACCATCCCGCTGCGATTGTGCGCGAACACGTGCAATGGGCATTAGCCCAGGCTCGGTAA
- a CDS encoding AEC family transporter yields MNGFSLLFPDFAMIVAGLLMARTHWLGRSFWDGCERLIYFVLFPALLFAALTRTNFAAGQTAIMVQIAALATLMATALAVLTRWIPGISRMDWASGIQCAFRFNSYVAFALAARAAGSEGLALIALLVGVVVPLVNVLAVSFLANTFHPIKLFKELSRNPLLIATLSGILANLVGFKPPDLIYGVLDRASSASIALGLMCVGAGLSFKGFRDTATRWYATAITAIKLIALPAITWGLCVWWGLEGVQRDMAILFATMPCASSAYILAVRMGGNGPLTAGLISVSTIASMATITVWFAVLPSLG; encoded by the coding sequence ATGAACGGATTTTCACTTCTTTTCCCAGACTTCGCCATGATTGTGGCGGGGCTGCTCATGGCCCGCACCCACTGGCTTGGCCGAAGCTTCTGGGATGGCTGCGAGCGACTGATCTACTTTGTGCTCTTTCCTGCTCTGCTCTTTGCTGCCCTGACCCGAACCAATTTTGCAGCTGGCCAGACGGCGATCATGGTGCAAATCGCTGCACTGGCCACATTGATGGCCACCGCACTCGCTGTTCTAACGCGCTGGATTCCTGGCATCAGCCGCATGGACTGGGCATCGGGAATTCAATGCGCTTTTCGATTCAATAGCTATGTCGCCTTTGCATTGGCCGCGCGCGCGGCCGGCAGTGAGGGCTTGGCCTTGATCGCCCTGCTGGTGGGCGTGGTGGTGCCACTGGTCAATGTCTTGGCGGTGTCCTTTCTGGCCAATACCTTTCACCCCATTAAGCTCTTCAAAGAGCTGTCACGCAATCCGTTGCTAATTGCCACACTGTCCGGAATTCTCGCCAATCTGGTTGGATTTAAACCGCCCGATTTGATTTACGGCGTTTTAGATCGGGCGAGTTCTGCTTCCATTGCCCTGGGATTGATGTGTGTGGGGGCGGGCCTAAGTTTTAAGGGCTTTCGCGATACGGCAACACGTTGGTATGCCACCGCTATTACCGCGATTAAGCTCATTGCGCTGCCTGCCATCACCTGGGGGCTATGTGTCTGGTGGGGACTGGAGGGTGTACAGCGGGACATGGCCATTTTATTTGCCACCATGCCATGCGCCAGTAGTGCTTACATTCTTGCAGTCCGCATGGGTGGCAATGGCCCGCTGACCGCTGGCCTGATTTCTGTGTCGACCATTGCTTCCATGGCGACCATCACGGTCTGGTTCGCTGTCTTACCGAGCCTGGGCTAA